In Bacteroidota bacterium, a genomic segment contains:
- a CDS encoding type IX secretion system membrane protein PorP/SprF produces MIKRFTTLAFASLTALSFAQQDAQFSHNMFNRLAINPGYAGTSQAYCATLIYRNQWTGFEGAPKTILFSGDAFVQPLHGGVGLTVVSDNLGFDKTFIGKLAYSFNQPLGPGILGVGLELGAMQKSLSGNWIAPDGPAALDQAIPAAGVTKTTFDLGFGAYYTTNKLYFGISSLHLPQTDFKDSKYPKYKFDMVRHYYLMAGYDWSVAPTIDLKPSVFVKSDASSTQLDANLLVLWNRMIWAGASYRLTDAIVALVGFQKDMGKMSFKIGYSYDVTTSTLKNYSSGSHEILLGYCFKLDTKSKPTSHQNVRFL; encoded by the coding sequence ATGATAAAACGTTTTACAACCCTTGCATTTGCTTCACTTACAGCACTTTCTTTCGCTCAGCAAGATGCACAATTCAGTCACAATATGTTTAATAGACTTGCCATAAATCCTGGCTATGCAGGTACAAGTCAGGCGTATTGTGCAACATTGATTTATCGTAATCAATGGACAGGTTTTGAAGGTGCTCCTAAAACTATTTTGTTTAGCGGAGATGCTTTTGTTCAGCCATTGCACGGTGGAGTAGGGCTTACCGTTGTTTCCGATAATTTAGGTTTTGATAAAACGTTTATTGGTAAACTAGCGTATTCATTCAATCAACCGCTAGGTCCTGGTATATTAGGCGTTGGTCTAGAATTAGGTGCTATGCAAAAATCGTTAAGCGGTAATTGGATTGCACCAGATGGTCCTGCAGCGTTAGATCAAGCTATTCCTGCGGCTGGAGTTACAAAAACTACATTTGACTTAGGTTTTGGAGCGTATTACACAACCAACAAGTTGTATTTTGGTATATCTTCCTTGCACTTGCCGCAAACAGATTTCAAAGATTCAAAATATCCTAAATATAAATTCGACATGGTGCGTCATTACTATTTAATGGCAGGCTATGATTGGAGTGTAGCACCTACTATCGATTTAAAACCATCTGTATTTGTTAAATCAGATGCTTCTTCAACGCAGTTGGATGCAAATTTATTGGTTTTATGGAATAGAATGATTTGGGCCGGAGCTTCTTATCGTTTAACAGACGCAATAGTAGCATTGGTTGGCTTTCAAAAGGATATGGGCAAAATGAGCTTTAAAATAGGTTATTCATACGATGTTACAACATCTACATTAAAGAACTACAGCTCTGGTTCACATGAAATATTGTTAGGATACTGCTTTAAGCTAGATACTAAATCTAAGCCTACAAGTCATCAAAATGTACGTTTCCTATAA
- a CDS encoding formimidoylglutamase: MEWLDFLEPVNSLAFGTDKQSGLGNQLLKYSEAGTLNFELKDVQIAIVGIEDDRAAVNNEGASKGANVVRKYLYDLCPGNYTIKIADFGNIKRGFEINDTYFAVTEVAYNLIKNNILPVFIGGGQDLTYAIYKAYEKIGHTINLTAIDPNFDIGEVESELNSRTYLGKIIMQQPNYLFNFSNIGYQTYFVEQRILELMNKLYFDTYRLGEIRANIESIEPIIRNSDVISFDLSSIRYSDAPGCKNATPNGFYGEEACQLAWYAGMNDKLSSIGFFEYNPTVDKREVTAHLVAQMIWCFIDGFYSRKNDQPLLDTTSFIKYRVPILNAKHEISFFKSTKSDRWWMQVPYPTDKKLKYERHHLVPCSYNDYLIACNEEMPDRWWQTYQKLF; this comes from the coding sequence ATGGAATGGTTAGATTTTCTTGAGCCAGTAAATAGTTTAGCATTTGGTACCGATAAGCAATCGGGACTAGGGAATCAATTGCTAAAATATTCCGAAGCCGGAACCCTCAATTTTGAATTAAAAGATGTGCAAATTGCAATTGTTGGAATTGAAGACGATAGAGCCGCTGTCAATAATGAAGGCGCTTCCAAAGGTGCAAATGTAGTACGAAAATATTTGTACGATTTGTGCCCCGGTAATTATACAATTAAGATTGCCGATTTTGGAAACATAAAAAGAGGTTTTGAAATAAACGACACCTATTTTGCTGTAACAGAAGTAGCTTACAATCTTATAAAAAATAATATTCTTCCTGTTTTTATTGGAGGTGGACAAGATTTAACGTATGCAATTTACAAAGCGTACGAAAAAATTGGACACACCATAAATTTAACAGCAATCGACCCCAATTTTGATATTGGCGAAGTGGAAAGCGAGTTAAACTCAAGAACTTACTTGGGGAAGATTATCATGCAGCAGCCTAATTACCTATTTAATTTTAGCAATATTGGCTACCAAACTTATTTCGTTGAGCAGCGTATACTTGAGCTTATGAATAAACTCTATTTCGATACCTATCGATTGGGCGAAATACGTGCAAATATCGAATCCATAGAGCCAATTATCAGAAATTCGGATGTAATTAGCTTTGATTTGTCATCCATTCGATATAGCGATGCTCCTGGTTGTAAGAATGCAACACCAAATGGTTTTTATGGAGAAGAGGCCTGTCAATTGGCATGGTATGCAGGTATGAACGACAAACTTTCTTCTATTGGTTTTTTTGAATACAATCCAACTGTTGATAAACGCGAAGTAACAGCACATTTGGTAGCTCAAATGATTTGGTGTTTTATAGATGGATTTTATAGTCGTAAGAATGACCAACCGTTGCTAGATACAACATCTTTCATCAAATATAGAGTGCCAATTTTAAATGCAAAGCATGAAATCTCGTTCTTCAAAAGCACTAAATCGGACAGATGGTGGATGCAAGTTCCATACCCAACCGATAAAAAACTGAAATACGAGCGTCATCATTTGGTACCATGCTCGTACAACGATTATTTGATTGCTTGCAACGAAGAAATGCCCGACAGATGGTGGCAAACCTATCAAAAACTATTTTAA